In Hemicordylus capensis ecotype Gifberg chromosome 12, rHemCap1.1.pri, whole genome shotgun sequence, the genomic stretch ATAACCAGCATCCTTCTGGAAAGGCTACCATAGAGGTCAatctccaccccccacacccccacccccagttcatcCGCGTCCTTCTGAAAAGGCTCAACCCACCTTTTCTCAGCTCGATTGGAGCAGACCATCGCGTTTCTGCTCTGGCTCCCGTGCTGTTCATGACAAGGAATTTCACTCTGCAATGGATTTGAAGAGAGGCAAAGTCAGTGGTTCCTACTGCATTCCAGCACTAACCCTATTTTGAACACAGTGATACAGAATTTCCCTGGCCAAACATTTCTGGTGTGGAAAAGAGCATTTGGAGCCTTGTAAGATAGGCTTCTCCTGCACAACCTGCTCTGCTTCACCAAGGGCTATGGACACATGGAATTACACCGtgctctgccctccctcccccgcgTGTTTATTTTCTAATTTCTTAATAGGCTGGCATTTTTAACATTTGTACTGTTTCCAATTTTCAAcagatttgtattgttttaatatgtTGTGATCAATGGCCTTGGGGCCATGTTGAATGGAAGGAggtaacataagaagctgccatctactgagtcagaccaccggtctatctagctcaggattgtcaggattgactggcaacggcttctccgaggctgcaggaagcaggaatctctctctcagtcctatatattggagatgcagggagggacctgggaacctcgatgctcttcccagagcggccccattatcccctgaggggaagatcttccagtgctcacacatcaagtctcccattcatctgcaaccagggcggaccttgcttagctatggggacaagtcatgcttgctaccaccagaccagccctcctcacctAGAGGAGGTATAGAAACGTAACAGTAAACagacaaaacacacaaacaaatgaGAAGAAATTGCAAGCCAGTCCTGATTCTTTTGGTGCGACGGTCTAACCAACGTGCCGGAAGAAACAGACACATCAGTGAAAGACAAGAGATGCAGTTGTACACGTGAGCAGGTGACGACGAGTTGTTTTGCAGTGCTTTCAAAGAGTTCATGATAAATATGTATTTGTGATCCATCTAGAGAtaagaagagcccttctggatccggcccaaggaggcccatctcatccagcatcctgtttcacacagtggcccaccagatgatactggaagcccacaggcaggagttgaaaggggcaggccctctctcctgctgctgtgactcccctgcaactggtactcagaggcatcttgcctttgaggctggaggtggccaatagccctccgactagtagccgttgatagacctctcctccataaagtgatccaaacctttcttaaggccatccagtgtctagcctaaatctggcCCTTCGCCATTTCAACCCCTCGGTTCTAGTCCCGAAGCCCGGAAGACGAGTCTGctcggctgggaaagactcccgccgcttgaaaccttggagagctgctgccggtcagtgcagacagtcctgcgctagacggaccaaaggtctgactcggcaggcggcagcttcctgtgctcctacaGAGCTCTGACTCAGGGCTAGCGAAGCGCAGCTCAGCCCTCGCTCCGGACCAtcatgagggaggaaaaaaacaaaccagctCCCGTGGACTGCAACGTGGAAAATCGAGTTGGACAGATCTGCCCTTCTGAGGATAAGGAACTGGTTATGCCACAGGACAGCTAGGACTGACAGGAGTGCTCAGCTTCTAAGGGTCACAAAGGAAACGACAGATGTGTCATTGTATTTCTGCCATATATATGTATCTGCGTATGTGTgcacatacacccccccccccccataatagCTGCAGAAACCTCTGATCCAGATAGGCACTATGTTTCAGGgagagagctttaaaaaaaaaccaaaaaacccacacacaaaccTTTTCCCCTGTGCTTTTCCCCCCAATGAGAAACACGTCCCCACCGATCCCAGTTGCTCTTTTTCCCCAGAAGGAGAAAAGACAGAGGCACAAATAACACTCCTCTCCGGGGACAAAAAGCAATTTCTGGGACCCAGGGTTATGATTTGTGTTGAGGGGAAAGGGCATGAAGTGACAGGTTAATTCCTCCTTTCCCCGGTCCCACGGGCCTCATCCAGATCAGAGCCTTTTGGgctgcaatttaaaaaacaaaagaaaagaaaaacggACCTGGGATCCGACTCCCAATACAAGGTAGCTTTCTACGTAAAGCAGACGTCCGTTCGGAGGAGGGGCCCGtaactctgtggtagagcatctgcttcgaatgaggaaggtcccaggttcaatccctggcagcattctctaggtagggctgggaaggactcctgcctgaaaccctgaagagctgctgccagtcagtgcagacagtactgagctagatggaccaagggtctgactcagtaagtggcagcttgagcttcctatgcttgcttgcttgcttgcttgatttatttatggatttatttatgtatttatttatttagtatatttattcCGCTCCCCTCCAGtgtactactgctcggggcggttcacaacaataagatagacacagatacaataaaagtaataaaattaactaaatttaaaaaaaaaatcagattaaaaaccacaattattaggttcaaattaaaactgaaaattataaaaagctaaagaacctaccagataacaaaataataatggagcattaaaacccctccttaaaaaggtgtgttttaagatgttttttaaaaacactacaactcccatcatcaccaggcCCTGATATTTGTCTCGTCCtctagcacccaaggaggcagACTCCACAAAGTGCACTGGTCAGATATTCTGGACTGGGGAGCCGGTCTGAGCACCTGTGTCCCGCCTCGCCTGTTCCTTGACCCCGCGGAGTTTACCTGTAAGTACCCGGAGAAGGCAAGGGGCTGTTGCAGTTGGTCCGGCCGTCGTCATTCTTGCAGACAGATTCGTTGCCGACCCGGAGAACTCTCCTGGACTGGCCTGGGCTGCAGGGGAACTGGGAGAGAGTCGACCGCATGGTCATGTAGCTGAAAGTGGTGTATAGGTCTTCATACGTCGGGATCCGCTGGGGGTTCGGTGGGTTCTGGAAGGTGCCTGTGACTGCAGAGGAAGAAGCGGAAAGGTTGGAGGCCTGGAAATCGCATCACTGTAGTGGCCGGTCTACAACACCGGAACGTGGAAAAGGCTTTCTGCAGGGACAGAGCAGTAAGGGGTAgtgggcactcccccccccaaagtattTCCCGCTCCCCCACCATCCACCCGACTGGAACGACACCAAGATGTCAGCTAATAGAGCCCGCATCAGTGATGGTCCAATAGGCTGCGTTCGTTCTTTTAAAAGGAGTTTTTGCGTAAAGAAGCCTTGTTCACTCCCTCCTCTACTCCCAAACAAGCagccgcctccagcctcccaggagccaggcagcGAGGagccgcctccagcctcccaggagccaggcagcGAGGagccgcctccagcctcccaggagccaggcagcGAGGagccgcctccagcctcccaggagccaggcagcGAGGagccgcctccagcctcccaggagccaggcagcgaggagaccccctccagcctcccctcactgcctggctcctgggaggagaCACTTCTGGCCTCCCAAGAGCCAGGTAGGGAGAAGACGCCTCcggcctcccagcagccaggcccaCCCCCGAGCtttcttcctggccaggaactgggctgcgTGAGACCATGTCTGCAGtggggtgcagggtcatctcgCCGGCAGACTGCAGCTGGCCTGGTCCTGACCTCTCTCCCCCCATCACCCCTGTTTCCTGCGGACAAGACCAAGCTAGACGGACCCAGGGTCGGACTCGGTAGACGGCAACTTTCCCATGTCCCCACGACTGTGGACTCACCATTCGAGAAGGTGACCACCAGCCAGATGATGTCAGAGGAGTTGGCAAAGTTATCAAACACGCAGTTGGGTGTTTCCAGGGCGAAGGTGCTGGTGGTGATCTTGCCTTCAAGGCTCAGCTCAGTGATGTGGGGGGTGTAAGGGATCACCTCTGAAAAGACACaggggaggtcattcacacattcagaaattgtgctctacctgggtttgggagctgggtgcgCTCCCGAATTTTGGCTGTGTGGGAGtcaggttggaggaaaacccGGGTAGCTTTccatcctgccttgcttccacacaaccacttccgcccaggtttccctccaactttgcatccacacaaccaggagcacacacagctcccaaacctgggcagagcagagtttttgattgagtgagtgaCTTCAAAGAGAGCTGTAGTGAAGGCTGAGCCCCAAACCCAGGCGGGTTATGCAAGAATATAGGAAAGGTAGCCTCGCGTAGCTGTTTGGCTGTGCGGGTTCTGGTTTTAGCTGGCTGTAGGTTGCCACCAGTTCTGGAAGCAGACAGTTCCACCATCCAACAGCACTTACAGGCTGAAATCCGTCCTAATGCCTAgcccaaatctgcttccttgtcatttcatcCTATTGATTCTAGTCACAGCCTGCTCTTTCTTCGATGTGACAACATATTGGAAGACAGCTCTAATCTCTCCTGAGATTAGATTTagccttctccaggctaaacatggcCAGCTCCGGAAACTGTTCCTCACAAAACTtgctttccagacccctcacgGTCTTGGCTGCCTGCCCCTGAACCCCTTCCAGCTGACCGATGTCCTTAAAACAACGACCGTTATCTGTTGAACAGCACCATCTCCATGGCACTGTAAATACTGAAAGAGGCAcattctctgccccaaagagccTGCAATCAAAATATTGCTAGTGGCGAAGGAAccagagagaggaaagaggatggtgtgggcagggggagaaggggggagaaAGGGTTTGGCCCTGAGCACAGGGCACGGATGGGATGCCACCTGTCCTAAATCCTtggcattttaaaagaattaagaCACAGTCCCAAAACAATCACCGATGTCAGCCATGGTCCCGAGGGCAGCCAGTATTGTGAGCAGAAGGGAAGCAGCCATCCTGGCGGAGGCTGGTTCTTTTCGAGATGTTCCTTCTCGTTCAAACGGACGGTGCTCAGgaccagcagcagaagcagtccTAAACGCAAGTGAGGAGAGGACCACGATGACGAGAGATCCCCTTCCTCCGAGCCGGCCAGCACCTTTATTGCGTCGCCTTTGGGAGCTGCCCTCGGCCCTCCCTGTGCCAGCTACATTCCTCCCGATTCGCGTGAGGATCTTGACCCTGATAGCAGACAGGTTTCTCTTGTTTTTCCAATAAAACAAGAGGGCAACTTGCACAGGTGACCCGAGATGGGCATGGCAGGGGGGAACGACgctggaagcaggggcgtaactatactagggcaaggggaaacagttgtctgggggcccactgccttgcccccctcccagaggcaagtcaaatgactgactcccctagccgcacaccagcccaggcttccttcagttgtattcatcctccgaaactgatgtgagtgtgaagacctggagctcccagaacagcaggtctttctctagtcccattcaatgacttgcatcgtccacaattcacaaaaccttaaaaaaaataatttagtatgatgttctattgtggcacataggatatctatctatctgtctatctatctatcttcatgagctgagcttcagtgaggggggccaatttaaaatcttgtctctgggcccactccaaccttgctacgcccctggctggaagAGTACAGCAAGGGCAAATGTGCCGcgaaaaagcagcagcaagtggatCGGAGAAGATGGGGTGGATAGTGCGAACCGGATGGAGTGAATCGGATAAAATGGAATGGATAGTTGGAATCAGAGTGAATCGGATAAAATGGAATGAAAGTTCGAATTGGATAAAATGGAATAGAAAGAACGTATCGGTGAAATAGCGGAGCAGTTTTAGGGCAGAGGATGGCAGAATTAAGCAACTGTCCATTGTGAGAGCAAAAGGGCGAGGGGAAGAGGCAGAAGCTtgcggtggagggggggagagctGTTTAAGAggcgctggggtggtggtggtctgagaTGGGCAAGGACCCACCTGGTCATCAtccattttattacagccattggccagcaaaaatagaaATAGCAAACATAAGGACCCACCTGGTAAAGAACACCCGTTTGAAGGCTGTAGCATAGATGTTATAAaccaggggctctcaaacgtGGGTTCCCCAATATTGGGGGAACTACAATCCCTATCACCCTCTGACCCCGATGGCTGTGGACGATGGATGTTTTAGTACAGCAGCATCGGGGGATCCAATTCCCTTTTAAATCCCTCTGAGCCAGTGGGCCCAACAAGCTCTTGTGGCAGGGAGCTCCATGTGTGGTGAGACGACTTGCTCTGGTTTGTCCTGAAACCCtcagccatgggggtggggttctACAGGGCTGAATGCTGCCCCGAAAAGGAGCACACGAAGGAACACCTACAACCCTTCTCCCTGAGCCGCTAACTTTGGTAGGTCCACATCTGTTCATGTCACACAAACTCCATCTACATCCCCAAGAATCATGGCTCTGGACCACTTCAAGCCATCATcttacaggaagctgccttctactgagtcaggcgcttggtccatctaactcagtatcgtctgcactgactggcagcgtccttccaaggttccaggcaagcatctctgccagccctacccggagatgctgctgccagggactgaaccggggccCTCCTGCACACAAGACAGGTGTTCTGCCCCTGAGCTCCGACCTCATCCcataaatataggaagctgccgtataccaagtcaggctGTTGGTCCCTCTGACTCGGTAGCCTTTGCACTGACCGGCAGGGACTGAGATGTGCCCGAGCTATAGCCGCCCGCCCCCCAAATAAATAGACAGACCTTTTGGTATTATACACGGACATTgagctaggaagctgccttggggAGCCAGGcgcttggtctatctagctcaggattgtctacaccaactggcagcgtCGTTCGTTCTTTTCTCTTGGGGATCAACAGGGCTGGGGAGGAGTGACTCTCAGACATTAGGGACTGCCcaatataacacacacacacaccccaccaaccTGAAGAACCAGATGGGTAACATATGTGACCTGCCTTCCTCGGCTATAACCAGACTGCTTCTACACATACTGTACATTCCCTGGTCCAGACAGGCCTGGGCACATTTTTGGAGTGCTCCAGCGTTGCCTGTGCCCCCTGGCTACAGGCCGGCCCTCGCAAGGCCTGCTAGCAACACAGACGGCCCCTGCAAGGTCCTAGGGGAGATGGCGAGGCCCCCttggtgaagctaagcaggcctggggCCGGTCCATGCTTAGAGGGGAGACCTCCTGGGCACCCCGTGGATGGCCACCTGGGCCACCACCATGGAAGAAAGGCAAGGCAGAGGAGGGAGCGGTCCCTGGTGGCAgcctctctaggtagggctgggagagacccctgcctgcaagctgggagaagccgctgccagtctgggaaggcaATGCTGAGCGACATTTGTACATCTGTACAGCCTTGCTCTAGTCTAGGCCATCCGAGAAACGTCTGTCCGTTTACTCAGCCAGGGACGGGCTTGCGAGCCGAAGGGAGGAGTCCTTCTGCATACCTGAGAGCAAGCTTTGTGGAATCCGAGCTGTGCGCTCGAGACCCAGAGGGCGGGTCACATTTCTCTGAACAGAAGAGGAAAAACACACCCGTCCCATCAACGCATTCCATGCCTCTGCACtcctcctctgctaactgagcaaagaggcaccttttagaagtggagactCTCTGGacggagcagggggagagcgactggccctctccgtccccagcacagcacccctccagtggccgtGGCTGGTgcccatcttgtgtttctttttagattgtgagccctttggggacgggcagccatttctctctctctctctctaaatatgcaaactgtttgttgaaaagcagtagacaGAAGTGTCCTCCGCCTTCTGTGGCTCTCTGCTCCCAACCCTTTGCTTTCCAGTCCTTGAACAGGGTTGCCTTTGAGGGCAGCCCCAAAGCACACAGGGGGCTTGAGGGGGAGGCGCCCGGATCACCCTGGAAGCCGCCAAGAGGGGTCTGCTGCAGGAGGTGGGAGAGGGATTGACAAGAGGGGGCCCGAGGTCCGGGAAGAATCGGGAGCGGAAGAAACCGAAGCGCCACAGGACCATTTTATGaccttggtgggtgggtgggaatggccGGGGGGAGTGGGAGGGTTGGGAACTGCAGCCTCTTGGGAGGCGCCGGTGGGCAGAGggtggatggagagaaaggaaaagatgcAGGGGAGGACAGAcagcaggcggcggggggggggggaagacgaTGGGTGGGCATGGAAGTGGACTTCCGTGGCGGTGGAGTCCAGCTCTGAACGGCCCCGTtcctggctccccccaccccgaaaccTGGGGTGGACACAGTCTCAGAACGCGTACCGGGTGGCGTCCAGCCCCTTCTCCCTCATCACTCCCTCACTCTCCAGTTGCTAGGCTCCGACTCGGAGAGCCTGATTTTCCGTGGCTCTCGAGCTCCTGGCTTCCTCCTCGTGGCCAGTCTGGGGGCGGGTTCTCCTGCAGCTGCTCCAGAGCACCCGGCCACCGGCTTCCCGTGGGGTCCACTGACAAGCGTCCGTCCAGGGGCTGAGTGGGGCAGGTGCccacttgtgggggggggagtggacgTTGCCCCTCCTCGCTTGCGGCTTCACAGAGGGATGGCCGTGGGGCTGGGAGTTCAGCGGAAGAGCGTCGGCTTGGCACGCAGCCGGGCCCAAGctcactccttggcagcagctccgggtagggctgggagagacccctgcctggaacccgggagaagctgctgccggtcagggtCAGCCCTCCAAccaagcgagatggaccaagggtctgactcagaagacagCAGCTTCTTCTGTCCCCCCAGATTTCACCTGCTTCTACAATCTGTGACCCAACGGCGACCTTGCCTTGGCCCACGTCTCTCTCCactaaactgttaaaacacacacacacaaaaaccccaagATTAAGCCACCTATTTTGACAattcagaaagggggggggacccctcCACCAGGGTGTCTTCGCTAATGCTCCATTCCACTGTGGGGGGAATGCAGGACTCTGGAACccaagaacatcagaacagccctgctggatcaggcccaaggaagcccatctagtccagcatcctgtttcgcatagtggcccaccagatgcctctgg encodes the following:
- the UPK3B gene encoding uroplakin-3b, with the translated sequence MAASLLLTILAALGTMADIEVIPYTPHITELSLEGKITTSTFALETPNCVFDNFANSSDIIWLVVTFSNVTGTFQNPPNPQRIPTYEDLYTTFSYMTMRSTLSQFPCSPGQSRRVLRVGNESVCKNDDGRTNCNSPLPSPGTYRVKFLVMNSTGARAETRWSAPIELRKAQAWQTVDTWPGRRSGDMIVITVILSVLCGVVTVGFLSTVCYECFKFWHHGPPESQEEPSPEPLQASRYNTHHIPPVPPMPPTPPAVDLPVA